GAGCTGCGCTACGCGGAGCTGCGCCACGCGCTGGCCGTACTGGATGTAGCTGAAAATGAGACGCTGTACCTGGGCCTACCCGACAGCCAGGTACCTAGCGCCGGCCCGGCCTTTGAGGCGGCGGCCAGGCAGTTAGCTGATTTCATCGCCCAGCAGCAGGCCGAAACCGTGCTGGTGCCCTGGCGGCGCGACCCGCACCCCGACCATCGGGCCAGCTCAGCACTAGCCAGCGCCGCACTGGCCCGTCTCCCTACCCCCCCCCGCCGCCTTGAATACGTGGTATGGGCCTGGGAGCGCGCCGCGCCTGAAGACCTGCCCCGACCCGACGAAGGCATCGGTTTTCGGCTCGATATTGGGTCGGTACTCGCTCAGAAGCAGCGCGCCATTGCGGCGCACCGCTCGCAGCTCGCGCCGGGTACTATTACCGACGACCCCGGCGGATTTTTGCTATCTGAGGCAATGCTAGCGCATTTTGCCCAGCCCGTTGAGGTTTTTATCGAAGCCCCTACCCCATGAATATCAACCAGCCTGCTACCCTTAACCCCGAGTACTTCGACGGCGTGTACCGGGCCAGCGATGACCCCTGGGCCTTCGCCAGCAGCCCCTACGAGCGCGCCAAATACGCTGATACGCTGGCTACCCTGCCCCGGCCGCACTACGGGCGGGCCTTTGAGATTGGCTGCTCCATTGGAGTACTCACGGCACAGCTGGCTTCGCGCTGCGGCCACTTGCTGAGCGTGGATGTGAGCGAGGCCGCCCTGGCCCAGGCCCGCCAGCGCTGCGCCGCCCTACCCCAGGTAGAGCTGCGCAAGCTGCAGGTACCCAACGAGTTTCCCCACGGGAAATTTGACCTCATACTGCTTTCGGAAGTGGGCTACTACTGGAGCCCTGCCGACCTGGCCCGCGCCGCCGACCAGCTGCTGGCGGCCCTACCCCCCGGCGGCCAGCTGCTGCTGGTGCACTGGACGCCCGTAGTACCCGACTACCCCCAGACCGGCGACGAGGTACACGATTTCTTCCTGC
The genomic region above belongs to Hymenobacter psoromatis and contains:
- a CDS encoding PIG-L deacetylase family protein yields the protein MKAKQPISTSTNQHINSSTFDNYPLRPASYAATLGRTVIVVPHPDDEALGCGGLLALLRQAGQPVAAALVSDGTMSHPHSQEFSVAARRELRYAELRHALAVLDVAENETLYLGLPDSQVPSAGPAFEAAARQLADFIAQQQAETVLVPWRRDPHPDHRASSALASAALARLPTPPRRLEYVVWAWERAAPEDLPRPDEGIGFRLDIGSVLAQKQRAIAAHRSQLAPGTITDDPGGFLLSEAMLAHFAQPVEVFIEAPTP
- a CDS encoding class I SAM-dependent DNA methyltransferase, encoding MNINQPATLNPEYFDGVYRASDDPWAFASSPYERAKYADTLATLPRPHYGRAFEIGCSIGVLTAQLASRCGHLLSVDVSEAALAQARQRCAALPQVELRKLQVPNEFPHGKFDLILLSEVGYYWSPADLARAADQLLAALPPGGQLLLVHWTPVVPDYPQTGDEVHDFFLQKTGPQGPLKHLHGHRADKYRLDLFEASGL